One genomic segment of Marinitoga piezophila KA3 includes these proteins:
- a CDS encoding penicillin-binding transpeptidase domain-containing protein produces the protein MARIRLTFLVIIILYVFIISYVLFLNVENSKSSYVINEKNKKTATLLDSKGRIIAIDKPIYEVWLDLKTIRKRGKMDKMKMLLSRYVSEKDLQRDFVDLGQYEDMLEVKTYIPAEILKYSRIYKTYQRIYNTSYGMRKNIGEINKTEYGIEPYLKNNNMINKSEIKLTIDLKMQRIAYEELSKTIKEQDAVGGTVIIMETKTGKIRAVASNYPYNMAFMGYVEPGSTMKPIIYSIALEENIISPYQKFNLKPRIKPVPDVNFTISEVEGHYFNSVDVKDAIAYSSNVAVTMVMKKILENYSEEWLYDKLKRMGLGEKTGVEFSKEISGVFMPPDKWYKITPYQIAIGQGIGVTPIQLVSIFNILANEGKYIKPTFLENKKGKDIQIFSPETADLMKDWLRYTMVKGTARKAYKPGVLIAGKTGTAQKAEAGKGYSEKYYSLFVGFYPASKPKYTIVSIVDDPKHEYYGGEVAAPIATNIFYRLENFKYNNKPEIVEGYIPNLVNKSLYEALFELETIGVDSRKIVIKGNGRYIISQYPKEAKKIEDTDIVILYLGDEKQ, from the coding sequence GTGGCACGTATACGATTAACCTTTCTTGTTATAATAATTCTGTATGTTTTTATAATTTCCTATGTTTTGTTTTTAAATGTTGAAAATTCAAAAAGCTCATATGTAATTAATGAAAAAAATAAAAAAACAGCGACCTTACTGGATAGTAAAGGTCGCATTATTGCTATTGATAAACCTATTTATGAAGTGTGGCTTGATTTAAAAACTATTAGAAAAAGAGGAAAAATGGATAAAATGAAGATGCTTCTTTCAAGATATGTTTCTGAAAAGGATTTACAGCGAGATTTTGTTGATCTTGGACAATATGAAGACATGCTGGAAGTAAAAACATATATTCCAGCTGAAATATTAAAATATTCAAGGATTTATAAGACGTATCAGCGAATATATAATACTTCATATGGCATGAGAAAGAATATTGGTGAAATAAATAAAACAGAATATGGAATAGAGCCATATTTGAAAAATAATAATATGATAAATAAATCTGAAATTAAATTGACAATAGATTTAAAAATGCAAAGGATAGCCTATGAAGAATTATCCAAAACAATAAAAGAACAGGATGCAGTTGGTGGAACTGTAATTATAATGGAGACTAAAACAGGGAAAATAAGAGCGGTTGCTTCTAATTATCCTTATAATATGGCATTTATGGGTTATGTTGAACCCGGTTCTACAATGAAACCAATAATTTATTCAATAGCTCTTGAAGAAAATATTATATCTCCATATCAAAAATTTAATTTAAAGCCGAGAATAAAACCTGTTCCTGATGTAAATTTTACTATTTCTGAAGTTGAAGGTCATTATTTTAATAGCGTTGATGTAAAGGATGCAATTGCTTATTCTTCCAATGTAGCAGTTACAATGGTAATGAAGAAAATACTTGAGAATTATTCAGAAGAATGGTTATATGATAAACTCAAAAGAATGGGATTGGGTGAAAAAACAGGGGTTGAATTTTCAAAAGAGATTTCCGGGGTTTTTATGCCGCCGGATAAATGGTATAAAATTACACCATATCAGATAGCTATTGGGCAGGGAATAGGTGTAACTCCAATACAGCTTGTTTCTATATTTAATATACTTGCCAATGAAGGAAAATATATTAAGCCAACCTTTCTTGAAAATAAAAAAGGAAAAGATATACAAATATTTTCACCTGAAACGGCGGATTTGATGAAAGATTGGTTGAGATATACAATGGTAAAAGGAACTGCAAGAAAAGCATATAAACCCGGAGTTTTAATCGCCGGAAAGACAGGAACCGCACAGAAAGCTGAAGCGGGAAAAGGATACTCGGAAAAATATTATTCATTATTTGTAGGGTTTTATCCAGCATCAAAACCCAAATATACAATTGTTTCTATTGTTGATGATCCAAAACACGAGTATTATGGTGGTGAAGTTGCAGCTCCTATTGCTACAAATATTTTTTATAGGCTTGAAAATTTCAAATATAATAATAAACCTGAGATTGTTGAAGGGTATATTCCAAACCTTGTTAATAAGTCTCTTTATGAAGCTTTATTTGAATTGGAAACAATAGGTGTTGACAGTAGGAAGATAGTTATAAAAGGTAATGGTAGATATATTATTTCGCAATATCCAAAAGAAGCAAAAAAAATTGAAGATACAGATATAGTAATTTTATATTTAGGAGATGAAAAACAATGA
- a CDS encoding DNA polymerase III subunit delta, protein MRRILIYGDSEIKKSIEIKNYLIEDAEVVKIDNSVQDAVEILKHNLFSNSLFGGKKVLIINNIDKFKKKEFTEITKLLSQVSSESIENIIITASSKVKVEVEEKKECNLPKPWEEDKWIEFIKELAEDLKCKFENDETIKYILDIYGYTDTILYEEMKKISIYSEGIITKEAINEIGFAAVNVNFEEFAYMLSTKRCDEVINMAKNFSQMHDFNIVSFISYIFRYFFDLYRVIINIEPKKRFSWPEVQKISQISGVNKMRVKKFLGVKFKNETQFYANHSVLYTKKDIMDIIIKLEEMDRKAKLGEKQEILIFDLISYICG, encoded by the coding sequence ATGAGAAGAATTTTAATATATGGAGATTCGGAAATAAAAAAGAGTATTGAGATAAAAAATTATTTGATAGAAGATGCAGAAGTGGTAAAAATAGATAATTCTGTGCAGGATGCAGTAGAAATTTTAAAACATAATTTATTTTCAAATTCCCTTTTCGGTGGAAAAAAAGTATTAATTATAAATAATATAGATAAATTTAAGAAAAAAGAATTTACTGAAATTACAAAATTATTATCTCAGGTATCTTCTGAAAGTATAGAAAATATTATTATTACAGCATCATCAAAAGTTAAGGTGGAAGTTGAAGAAAAAAAAGAATGCAATTTACCAAAACCCTGGGAAGAAGATAAATGGATTGAATTTATAAAAGAACTTGCAGAAGACTTAAAGTGTAAATTTGAAAATGATGAAACAATAAAATACATTCTGGATATTTATGGATATACAGATACTATTTTATATGAAGAAATGAAAAAAATATCTATTTATTCTGAAGGTATAATAACGAAAGAAGCTATAAATGAAATAGGATTTGCAGCTGTAAATGTTAATTTTGAAGAGTTTGCTTATATGTTATCCACAAAAAGATGTGATGAAGTTATAAATATGGCTAAAAATTTTTCACAGATGCATGATTTTAATATAGTTTCTTTTATAAGTTATATTTTTAGATACTTTTTTGACCTTTATCGTGTTATAATAAATATAGAGCCTAAAAAAAGATTTAGCTGGCCTGAAGTGCAAAAAATATCACAAATTTCCGGTGTAAATAAAATGCGCGTAAAAAAGTTTTTAGGAGTAAAGTTTAAGAATGAAACACAGTTTTATGCCAATCATAGCGTATTGTATACAAAAAAAGATATTATGGATATCATTATAAAACTTGAAGAGATGGATAGAAAAGCAAAGCTTGGGGAAAAACAGGAAATATTAATATTTGATTTAATATCTTATATATGTGGGTGA
- a CDS encoding HD domain-containing protein, whose translation MGIGKSLFDLTNLFTIYRWNNRPALVRFTEADNVFHSLLLELIALEYLNQNHGYKLSISKNIKAKLYKELPKIILSDVSLDTKKRILKKDKSIWDKVLDKSYKELKEGIVVDIFKSEYDEKFEKYSSFIDLMVALKEIEVNYRVFPEYFSEPKTETENKIKELRNLEYIDELENILSYVLTTSTRMTTMYRWNKNHRNVRSSVSAHTFMVVSTAIVFYYLDNQKDENLLNEIIIASILHDFPEAFTGDVITPTKKKVEGLEEIITDVENEMIEEWLKKEKDTEELFKNLKDYMIMPFEKEYGRYVRAADLFNAFLESAIEIKTGNSQNLFREAFFSIKKELKRFNFDFMYDLIDEIEKITFF comes from the coding sequence ATGGGAATAGGTAAAAGTTTATTTGATTTAACTAATTTATTCACTATATATAGGTGGAATAATAGACCGGCATTGGTGAGATTTACAGAGGCAGATAATGTTTTTCACAGTTTGTTGCTTGAATTAATTGCTCTTGAATACTTAAATCAAAATCATGGGTATAAATTATCCATATCAAAAAATATCAAGGCAAAACTTTATAAGGAATTGCCGAAGATAATACTCTCCGATGTTTCGCTGGATACAAAGAAAAGAATATTAAAAAAAGATAAAAGTATCTGGGATAAAGTACTCGATAAAAGTTATAAAGAACTAAAAGAAGGCATTGTGGTTGATATTTTTAAATCAGAATATGATGAAAAATTTGAAAAGTATTCAAGTTTTATAGATTTAATGGTTGCATTGAAAGAAATTGAAGTGAATTATAGAGTGTTTCCTGAATATTTTAGTGAACCCAAAACGGAAACAGAAAACAAAATAAAAGAATTAAGAAACCTTGAATATATTGATGAACTTGAAAATATACTCAGTTATGTTTTAACGACATCAACTCGAATGACAACTATGTATAGATGGAACAAAAATCATAGAAATGTAAGAAGTTCTGTTTCTGCGCATACATTTATGGTTGTTTCCACTGCGATTGTATTTTATTATCTTGATAATCAGAAAGATGAAAATCTGCTTAATGAAATAATAATTGCATCTATTTTGCATGATTTTCCAGAAGCGTTTACAGGAGATGTTATAACTCCTACAAAGAAAAAAGTAGAAGGTCTTGAAGAAATAATTACAGATGTGGAAAATGAAATGATAGAAGAATGGTTAAAGAAAGAAAAGGATACAGAAGAGTTATTTAAAAATCTAAAAGATTATATGATTATGCCATTTGAAAAGGAATATGGAAGATATGTTAGAGCTGCAGATCTATTTAATGCATTTCTTGAAAGTGCAATAGAAATAAAAACAGGAAACTCACAGAATCTATTTAGAGAAGCATTTTTCAGTATTAAAAAGGAATTAAAAAGATTTAATTTTGATTTTATGTATGACTTAATAGATGAAATAGAAAAAATAACCTTTTTTTAA
- a CDS encoding diguanylate cyclase, with protein sequence MDELTTYLNKNAFGIDYLKIIENKTYRVRKTSSDNFDNTLYYQIYNDIYSLKDFGVDLPVKIENTNGTYEIYFNYWNEVSITRKKLTENEFFEVLYTLYDLFDRITHATKWYVDYIYLEDIFIDELGNVSIILPFFETEEENEYIITSELDAEAGVIDILKKATLEIYNLLESKNKTVKDFIKEIKEYKFECVHDFYIILSNYYISKKIHPLKIPHFLDRVEERNFILENLKGNTHFYIYGKQRVGKTQLINFLTPKFKELGYEVIYAKNFKDIVPGLPETMTNSMNIFHFIEFLKALKGKNEDFKLIILIDDYQSTSTTFKNFIKTLILKEFDFPFSIFIISHEKFDFDNDKIKYLEIKPFSKEIATIFLKTILSSEFIKENPDFVEIVYSYSRGLPGNMFHIIKNFYEQNILEYKNEKWVFNIEKIKNRKIYDFILEQIKHIPEKYINCLKYISTLGFMFNSEELKTLSDFLNKDFKEVIDFAIEKGIILVEGKNYKFFNLVYQERLHQMLSQEEIENVHGYLLCKTKDIDKKIFHLVSMGKNKNAAALIIKEMKKKIFNWEDLNLIEIWFERLKDLVEDIPNSAIALYLTKKFFLNEYSQELEVYLDKLKNSKVYNYIYIIFFKFKNPDVAKEHFEFLINKKGIADYKKALYTYFYFYFKFDELKREEIYDYYLYLESYVFSKHHNLRKFQTLKGLLLNILALKMQKDLPDLALNYFNDALRIAKEIKYNRLLQVLYSNMASLYEVLNSPLNEYYFKKVLEISKSIGDFSSYNRTLVSIANTELYKGNVKDFFYLINKAEEYSRINNDYENLISIYELKNIYYLYGIDFSNLNTLIKSLNVLNKNYYLKERIENVINNIIILKAFYEHDFDTLKDEKLMEFIEKDDFYRHFYYLLKEDEEEKVYKHWLFFKNNPFLYLKEELINILAPKIAHYSFADEFEKWALSLEEELKEKKLSLTLIYEGLGYFYDIKRKKLKSLKYLRTAQMNYEMFFMKNKFDKINDYLTNKFNMPSFAFDFSDIEIEDETNRKIFEKLQNKINFYEKINELSLNLLKSNSPKYVINKIGNFLKNNFPVDTVFLKLKTDLYDVEYAFNAREPVMYKNDIFLLNPLTVSFKAEYKDFTYYIYFANKNIELEKSEANYILDSLIIIEQLLTSILDKIVHYENSIVDPLTSAFSRRYLENKLNELIGLNERYKFTFSIIMLDIDNFKRINDTYGHQKGDEVLIELVRSLKNNLRDFDIVCRYGGEEFIVILPNTSLNAAGKIAERLRIEVNRDLLDVTGLDITCSFGVSSIENIMKEPKAKHLIKNADDALYKAKNTGKNKVVISRGD encoded by the coding sequence ATGGATGAACTTACCACTTATTTGAATAAAAATGCTTTTGGAATTGATTATTTAAAAATAATAGAAAATAAGACATATCGCGTTAGAAAAACAAGTAGCGATAATTTTGATAATACTTTATATTATCAGATATATAATGATATATATTCCTTAAAAGACTTTGGTGTTGACCTGCCTGTTAAAATAGAAAATACAAATGGAACATATGAGATTTATTTTAATTACTGGAATGAAGTTTCAATAACAAGAAAAAAACTAACAGAAAATGAATTTTTTGAGGTTTTATATACATTATACGATTTATTTGATCGAATTACTCATGCAACAAAATGGTATGTTGATTATATATATCTGGAAGATATATTTATAGATGAATTGGGAAATGTCTCAATAATTTTACCTTTTTTTGAAACAGAAGAAGAAAATGAATATATTATAACAAGTGAATTAGATGCAGAAGCAGGTGTAATTGACATTTTAAAAAAAGCTACACTTGAGATATATAATCTTCTGGAATCTAAAAATAAAACAGTTAAAGACTTTATCAAGGAAATAAAAGAATATAAATTTGAATGTGTTCATGATTTTTATATTATATTATCTAATTATTATATTTCAAAAAAAATACATCCATTAAAGATACCACATTTTCTGGATAGAGTTGAAGAAAGAAATTTTATCCTTGAAAATTTAAAAGGAAATACACATTTTTATATCTATGGAAAACAGCGTGTTGGAAAAACACAACTTATAAATTTTCTGACCCCAAAATTCAAAGAATTGGGGTATGAAGTTATATATGCTAAAAACTTTAAGGATATTGTTCCTGGTTTACCGGAAACAATGACAAATTCTATGAATATATTTCATTTTATAGAGTTTCTTAAGGCTTTAAAAGGTAAGAATGAAGACTTTAAACTGATAATATTAATAGATGATTATCAGAGTACATCCACAACATTTAAAAATTTTATAAAAACCTTGATATTAAAAGAATTTGATTTCCCATTTTCTATATTTATAATTTCTCATGAAAAGTTTGATTTTGATAACGACAAGATAAAATATTTAGAAATTAAACCGTTTTCAAAGGAAATTGCAACTATATTTTTGAAAACAATATTATCAAGTGAATTTATAAAAGAAAATCCTGATTTTGTGGAAATTGTATATTCATATTCTCGTGGATTACCGGGGAATATGTTCCATATAATAAAAAACTTTTATGAACAGAATATTCTGGAATATAAAAATGAAAAATGGGTATTTAATATAGAAAAGATAAAAAACAGGAAGATATATGATTTTATTCTCGAACAGATAAAACATATTCCCGAAAAATATATAAATTGCTTAAAATATATTTCTACTCTGGGATTTATGTTTAATAGCGAAGAATTAAAAACTCTTTCTGATTTTCTGAACAAAGATTTTAAAGAAGTAATAGATTTTGCAATAGAAAAAGGAATTATTCTCGTAGAAGGGAAAAATTATAAATTCTTTAATCTGGTATATCAAGAACGATTGCATCAAATGCTTTCTCAGGAAGAAATAGAGAATGTACATGGATATTTGTTGTGTAAAACAAAGGACATAGATAAGAAGATATTCCATCTTGTTAGTATGGGAAAAAATAAGAATGCAGCAGCTCTTATAATAAAAGAAATGAAAAAGAAGATTTTTAACTGGGAAGATTTAAATTTAATAGAGATATGGTTTGAACGCTTAAAAGATTTAGTGGAAGATATACCAAATTCAGCTATAGCCCTTTATTTAACAAAGAAATTCTTTTTAAATGAGTATTCTCAAGAACTCGAAGTTTATCTTGACAAATTAAAAAATTCGAAGGTTTATAATTATATATATATAATATTCTTTAAGTTTAAAAATCCTGATGTTGCAAAGGAACACTTTGAATTTTTAATTAACAAAAAAGGTATAGCGGATTATAAAAAAGCGCTATATACTTATTTCTATTTTTATTTTAAATTTGATGAGCTAAAAAGAGAAGAAATTTATGATTATTATTTATATCTTGAAAGCTATGTGTTTTCAAAACATCATAATTTAAGGAAATTTCAGACATTAAAAGGATTATTATTAAATATACTTGCGTTAAAAATGCAGAAAGATTTACCTGATCTGGCGTTAAATTATTTCAACGATGCATTGAGAATAGCTAAGGAAATTAAATATAATAGATTATTGCAGGTTTTATATAGCAATATGGCTTCGTTATATGAAGTATTAAATTCACCTTTAAATGAATATTATTTTAAAAAGGTGCTTGAAATCTCAAAAAGTATAGGGGATTTTTCAAGTTATAATAGAACATTGGTAAGTATTGCAAATACCGAATTATACAAAGGAAATGTAAAAGACTTCTTTTATTTAATTAATAAAGCGGAAGAATATTCAAGAATAAACAATGATTATGAAAATCTTATTTCAATATATGAATTAAAAAATATATATTATTTATATGGAATAGATTTTTCAAATTTAAATACACTTATTAAATCATTGAATGTTTTAAATAAAAATTATTATTTAAAAGAAAGAATAGAAAACGTTATTAATAATATAATAATCTTAAAGGCTTTTTATGAACATGATTTTGATACATTAAAAGATGAGAAATTAATGGAGTTTATTGAAAAAGATGATTTTTATAGGCATTTTTATTATCTTCTAAAAGAAGATGAAGAAGAAAAAGTATATAAACACTGGCTATTCTTCAAAAATAATCCATTTTTGTATTTAAAAGAAGAATTAATAAATATACTTGCTCCTAAGATTGCGCATTATTCATTTGCAGATGAATTTGAAAAATGGGCATTATCTCTTGAAGAAGAGTTAAAAGAGAAAAAATTATCCTTAACATTAATTTATGAAGGTCTGGGATATTTTTACGATATAAAAAGAAAAAAACTCAAGTCATTGAAATATTTAAGAACAGCTCAAATGAACTATGAAATGTTCTTTATGAAAAACAAGTTTGATAAAATAAATGATTATTTAACGAATAAATTTAATATGCCAAGTTTTGCCTTTGATTTTTCAGATATTGAAATTGAAGATGAAACTAACAGAAAAATATTTGAAAAATTACAGAATAAAATTAACTTCTATGAAAAAATAAATGAACTCTCTTTAAATCTGTTAAAATCAAATTCTCCGAAATACGTAATAAATAAAATAGGGAACTTTTTAAAGAATAATTTTCCTGTAGATACTGTATTTTTAAAATTAAAAACAGATTTATATGACGTTGAATATGCATTTAATGCAAGAGAACCTGTTATGTATAAAAACGATATATTTTTATTAAATCCATTGACTGTCTCATTTAAAGCTGAATATAAAGATTTTACCTATTATATATATTTTGCCAATAAAAATATAGAATTAGAAAAAAGTGAAGCTAATTATATACTTGATTCATTAATTATAATTGAGCAATTGTTAACTTCTATACTTGATAAAATAGTACATTATGAAAACAGTATAGTTGATCCATTAACATCTGCATTTTCAAGAAGATATCTTGAAAATAAATTAAATGAATTAATAGGATTAAATGAAAGATACAAATTTACATTCTCCATCATAATGCTTGATATTGATAATTTCAAAAGAATAAACGATACATACGGGCATCAAAAAGGTGATGAAGTATTAATAGAACTTGTAAGAAGTCTGAAAAATAATTTAAGGGACTTTGATATAGTATGTAGATATGGTGGAGAAGAGTTTATAGTTATTCTTCCAAATACCAGTTTAAATGCAGCCGGAAAAATAGCAGAAAGATTAAGAATAGAGGTAAATAGAGATTTATTAGATGTAACAGGTCTTGATATTACATGCAGTTTTGGAGTTTCATCTATAGAAAACATAATGAAAGAACCAAAAGCAAAACATCTTATAAAAAATGCAGATGATGCATTGTATAAGGCTAAGAATACTG